The following coding sequences lie in one Danio rerio strain Tuebingen ecotype United States chromosome 3, GRCz12tu, whole genome shotgun sequence genomic window:
- the LOC100005864 gene encoding GTPase IMAP family member 8 isoform X2, producing MSGDEIEQMINEKVLQKCSSGLWVFLLVIRADRFTPRVKTTVENIEKMLGEKLLQKTWILFTKGDELEGENTTIQRFINQSETLSLLIQKYEHRYHVFNNMERHTAQGKMLLKKILDMHHDTMVTKPKQAMLKRLNSTATLAERLSSIKIVLLGQTGVGKSASGNTILGQKDFVSVTSTSSVTSECSVMHSTVSGRSVSVVDTPGFLHTQMRPEELMTEIGRCVCLSSPGAHAFLIVFPVIMRFTEHEQQIPQMMETNFGQELFKYSILLFTHGDLLYRESVEELIENNGGLRCLVDQCGGRYHVFNNRDVNNREQVEDLLQKIDSMIQQNGGGHYTNQMFEDAQRLKRIKEERRGREEEQRKQQEEKQRQEEMEERVSEEYSPLKENARVRQKRKTSSGFMRTFHQRRGVLVAGGAGAVAGVFIAAPLAAVVAAVTAPAGTAAAAGGAAAAIAGAVGAATGAAVGAFFSKRYDDTEEELSLLLQHHYL from the exons ATGAGTGGAGATGAGATTGAGCAGATGATCAATGAGAAGGTCCTCCAGAAATGTTCATCAGGTCTGTGGGTGTTTCTGCTGGTCATCAGAGCTGACAGATTCACTCCTAGAGTGAAAACAACTGTGGAGAACATTGAGAAGATGCTAGGAGAAAAACTGCTGCAGAAAACCTGGATTCTGTTCACCAAAGGGGACGAACTAGAGGGAGAAAACACGACAATACAGAGGTTCATTAATCAGTCTGAAACACTGAGCCTACTCATCCAGAAATATGAGCACAGATACCACGTGTTCAACAACATGGAGCGGCATACTGCACAAGGGAAAATGTTGCTTAAAAAAATACTTGACATGCATCATGACACAATGG taacAAAACCAAAGCAAGCTATGTTGAAGAGACTAAATTCAACAGCAACACTTGCTGAAAGGCTCTCTTCCATCAAGATTGTTCTTCTGGGTCAAACTGGTGTTGGTAAAAGTGCATCTGGAAACACAATCCTGGGACAGAAAGACTTTGTATCAGTGACAAGTACGAGTTCAGTGACCAGTGAATGTTCAGTGATGCACTCCACAGTTTCAGGCAGATCTGTGTCTGTAGTCGACACTCCTGGATTCTTACACACTCAGATGAGACCTGAAGAGTTAATGACGGAGATCGGGAGATGTGTGTGTTTATCCAGTCCTGGAGCTCACGCTTTCCTCATTGTGTTTCCTGTGATCATGAGGTTCACTGAACATGAGCAGCAGATTCCTCAAATGATGGAGACCAACTTTGGTCAGGAGTTGTTCAAATACAGCATTCTTCTCTTCACTCATGGAGATCTGCTATATAGAGAGTCTGTAGAGGAGCTGATAGAGAATAATGGTGGATTAAGATGTCTAGTAGATCAGTGTGGAGGCAGATATCATGTGTTCAACAACAGAGATGTGAATAACAGAGAGCAGGTGGAGGATCTACTGCAGAAGATTGACTCAATGATACAGCAGAATGGAGGAGGACACTACACTAACCAGATGTTTGAAGACGCTCAAAGACTAAAACGGATAAAAGAAGAGAGGAGAGGGAGAGAAGAAGAGCAGAGAAAACAACAAGAGGAGAAACAAAGACAAGAGGAGATGGAGGAGAGAGTCAGTGAAGAGTATAGCCCACTGAAAGAAAATGCAAGAGtcagacaaaaaagaaaaacctcCAGTGGATTTATGAGGACCTTTCACCAGCGACGTGGAGTTTTGGTTGCAGGTGGAGCTGGAGCTGTAGCTGGAGTTTTTATTGCTGCACCTCTTGCTGCAGTTGTAGCTGCTGTTACTGCACCTGCTggtactgctgctgctgctggtggtgctGCTGCTGCTATAGCAGGAGCTGTAGGTGCTGCTACTGGTGCAGCTGTTGGggcttttttttccaaaagaTATGATGACACTGAAGAGGAACTTAGCTTACTTCTACAACACCATTATCTTTAG
- the LOC100005864 gene encoding GTPase IMAP family member 8 isoform X1 has translation MAENPKGLDLVLLGSTGAGKSSSGNTILERSAFICKKSSKSVTKDVSVESGDVDGFTVTVYDTPGFFNTEMSGDEIEQMINEKVLQKCSSGLWVFLLVIRADRFTPRVKTTVENIEKMLGEKLLQKTWILFTKGDELEGENTTIQRFINQSETLSLLIQKYEHRYHVFNNMERHTAQGKMLLKKILDMHHDTMVTKPKQAMLKRLNSTATLAERLSSIKIVLLGQTGVGKSASGNTILGQKDFVSVTSTSSVTSECSVMHSTVSGRSVSVVDTPGFLHTQMRPEELMTEIGRCVCLSSPGAHAFLIVFPVIMRFTEHEQQIPQMMETNFGQELFKYSILLFTHGDLLYRESVEELIENNGGLRCLVDQCGGRYHVFNNRDVNNREQVEDLLQKIDSMIQQNGGGHYTNQMFEDAQRLKRIKEERRGREEEQRKQQEEKQRQEEMEERVSEEYSPLKENARVRQKRKTSSGFMRTFHQRRGVLVAGGAGAVAGVFIAAPLAAVVAAVTAPAGTAAAAGGAAAAIAGAVGAATGAAVGAFFSKRYDDTEEELSLLLQHHYL, from the exons atggcAGAAAATCCTAAAGGTCTGGATTTAGTCCTGCTGGGAAGTACAGGAGCTGGGAAAAGTTCATCAGGAAACACAATCCTGGAAAGATCAGCTTTCATCTGTAAGAAAAGCTCTAAATCTGTCACAAAAGACGTCAGTGTGGAGTCTGGAGATGTGGATGGGTTTACTGTCACCGTTTATGACACTCCAGGATTCTTCAACACAGAGATGAGTGGAGATGAGATTGAGCAGATGATCAATGAGAAGGTCCTCCAGAAATGTTCATCAGGTCTGTGGGTGTTTCTGCTGGTCATCAGAGCTGACAGATTCACTCCTAGAGTGAAAACAACTGTGGAGAACATTGAGAAGATGCTAGGAGAAAAACTGCTGCAGAAAACCTGGATTCTGTTCACCAAAGGGGACGAACTAGAGGGAGAAAACACGACAATACAGAGGTTCATTAATCAGTCTGAAACACTGAGCCTACTCATCCAGAAATATGAGCACAGATACCACGTGTTCAACAACATGGAGCGGCATACTGCACAAGGGAAAATGTTGCTTAAAAAAATACTTGACATGCATCATGACACAATGG taacAAAACCAAAGCAAGCTATGTTGAAGAGACTAAATTCAACAGCAACACTTGCTGAAAGGCTCTCTTCCATCAAGATTGTTCTTCTGGGTCAAACTGGTGTTGGTAAAAGTGCATCTGGAAACACAATCCTGGGACAGAAAGACTTTGTATCAGTGACAAGTACGAGTTCAGTGACCAGTGAATGTTCAGTGATGCACTCCACAGTTTCAGGCAGATCTGTGTCTGTAGTCGACACTCCTGGATTCTTACACACTCAGATGAGACCTGAAGAGTTAATGACGGAGATCGGGAGATGTGTGTGTTTATCCAGTCCTGGAGCTCACGCTTTCCTCATTGTGTTTCCTGTGATCATGAGGTTCACTGAACATGAGCAGCAGATTCCTCAAATGATGGAGACCAACTTTGGTCAGGAGTTGTTCAAATACAGCATTCTTCTCTTCACTCATGGAGATCTGCTATATAGAGAGTCTGTAGAGGAGCTGATAGAGAATAATGGTGGATTAAGATGTCTAGTAGATCAGTGTGGAGGCAGATATCATGTGTTCAACAACAGAGATGTGAATAACAGAGAGCAGGTGGAGGATCTACTGCAGAAGATTGACTCAATGATACAGCAGAATGGAGGAGGACACTACACTAACCAGATGTTTGAAGACGCTCAAAGACTAAAACGGATAAAAGAAGAGAGGAGAGGGAGAGAAGAAGAGCAGAGAAAACAACAAGAGGAGAAACAAAGACAAGAGGAGATGGAGGAGAGAGTCAGTGAAGAGTATAGCCCACTGAAAGAAAATGCAAGAGtcagacaaaaaagaaaaacctcCAGTGGATTTATGAGGACCTTTCACCAGCGACGTGGAGTTTTGGTTGCAGGTGGAGCTGGAGCTGTAGCTGGAGTTTTTATTGCTGCACCTCTTGCTGCAGTTGTAGCTGCTGTTACTGCACCTGCTggtactgctgctgctgctggtggtgctGCTGCTGCTATAGCAGGAGCTGTAGGTGCTGCTACTGGTGCAGCTGTTGGggcttttttttccaaaagaTATGATGACACTGAAGAGGAACTTAGCTTACTTCTACAACACCATTATCTTTAG
- the LOC100005907 gene encoding GTPase IMAP family member 7-like isoform X1: MASSSCTTEAKGRRDSFSYNIPNMSLRRMVLVGMTGAGKSSSGNTILGRNCFIAAKSPSSVTRECGKESGEVAGREIHLVDTPGMFDTDSREEDLLKQEISKCINMTAPGPHAIILVIKLDTFTEEEKLSVEKIRAVFGEAADKHTIILFTHGDELTDSTIDEYISEAGEDLKEIIRRCGGRYHVFNNKDMEDRNQVVDFLEKVEDLITANGGGFFTNDSYQNVELMLKTKEEELRRNYEQKLQEKQRELEARFTEEKRILEEKIQTLTASEQEKEEKIQELRRLNQTYKNKMTECRRYYMEKLREARLEAEQILIRTDISKNILTKFLNVMCIK; encoded by the exons ATGGCCTCATCAAGCTGCACAACAGAAGCAAAAG GTAGAAGGGACAGCTTTTCGTATAATATTCCAAACA TGTCCTTGAGGAGGATGGTTTTGGTTGGAATGACAGGAGCAGGTAAAAGCTCTTCTGGAAACACAATCTTGGGCAGAAACTGTTTTATCGCTGCTAAAAGCCCTTCATCTGTGACCAGAGAGTGCGGGAAGGAGAGCGGAGAAGTGGCTGGAAGAGAAATCCATCTGGTAGACACTCCAGGCATGTTTGACACTGACAGCCGAGAGGAGGATCTGCTAAAGCAGGAGatcagtaaatgcattaacatgACGGCTCCTGGACCCCACGCCATCATCCTGGTCATTAAACTGGACACGTTCACTGAAGAAGAGAAACTCTCGGTGGAGAAAATCAGAGCCGTGTTTGGAGAAGCAGCAGATAAACACACCATCATCCTCTTCACACACGGAGATGAACTCACTGACAGCACTATTGATGAATACATCAGTGAAGCTGGAGAGGACCTGAAAGAAATCATCAGACGCTGCGGGGGAAGATATCACGTCTTCAACAATAAAGACATGGAGGATCGAAATCAGGTTGTGGATTTCTTGGAGAAAGTAGAGGACCTAATCACTGCTAATGGAGGAGGATTTTTCACCAATGACTCCTATCAGAATGTGGAGCTCATGCTGAAAACTAAAGAAGAAGAGCTCAGACGAAATTATGAGCAGAAGCTGCAAGAAAAACAGAGAGAACTGGAGGCCAGATTCACTGAGGAGAAGAGGATCCTGGAGGAGAAAATACAGACACTGACAGCCTCAGAGCAGGAGAAAGAGGAGAAGATCCAAGAGCTGCGACGGCTGAATCagacatacaaaaataaaatgactgagTGTAGGCGATATTACATGGAAAAACTCAGAGAGGCCAGACTAGAGGCAGAACAGATATTAATAAGAACTGATAttagtaaaaatatattaacGAAGTTCCTAAATGTGATGTGTATAAAGTAG
- the LOC100005907 gene encoding GTPase IMAP family member 7-like isoform X2, with protein sequence MFDTDSREEDLLKQEISKCINMTAPGPHAIILVIKLDTFTEEEKLSVEKIRAVFGEAADKHTIILFTHGDELTDSTIDEYISEAGEDLKEIIRRCGGRYHVFNNKDMEDRNQVVDFLEKVEDLITANGGGFFTNDSYQNVELMLKTKEEELRRNYEQKLQEKQRELEARFTEEKRILEEKIQTLTASEQEKEEKIQELRRLNQTYKNKMTECRRYYMEKLREARLEAEQILIRTDISKNILTKFLNVMCIK encoded by the coding sequence ATGTTTGACACTGACAGCCGAGAGGAGGATCTGCTAAAGCAGGAGatcagtaaatgcattaacatgACGGCTCCTGGACCCCACGCCATCATCCTGGTCATTAAACTGGACACGTTCACTGAAGAAGAGAAACTCTCGGTGGAGAAAATCAGAGCCGTGTTTGGAGAAGCAGCAGATAAACACACCATCATCCTCTTCACACACGGAGATGAACTCACTGACAGCACTATTGATGAATACATCAGTGAAGCTGGAGAGGACCTGAAAGAAATCATCAGACGCTGCGGGGGAAGATATCACGTCTTCAACAATAAAGACATGGAGGATCGAAATCAGGTTGTGGATTTCTTGGAGAAAGTAGAGGACCTAATCACTGCTAATGGAGGAGGATTTTTCACCAATGACTCCTATCAGAATGTGGAGCTCATGCTGAAAACTAAAGAAGAAGAGCTCAGACGAAATTATGAGCAGAAGCTGCAAGAAAAACAGAGAGAACTGGAGGCCAGATTCACTGAGGAGAAGAGGATCCTGGAGGAGAAAATACAGACACTGACAGCCTCAGAGCAGGAGAAAGAGGAGAAGATCCAAGAGCTGCGACGGCTGAATCagacatacaaaaataaaatgactgagTGTAGGCGATATTACATGGAAAAACTCAGAGAGGCCAGACTAGAGGCAGAACAGATATTAATAAGAACTGATAttagtaaaaatatattaacGAAGTTCCTAAATGTGATGTGTATAAAGTAG